Proteins co-encoded in one Setaria viridis chromosome 9, Setaria_viridis_v4.0, whole genome shotgun sequence genomic window:
- the LOC117839168 gene encoding RAN GTPase-activating protein 2: protein MDSAAQDFQPRTFSIKLWPPSESTRLMLVERMTKNLSSESIFSRKYGLLGKEEAHENAKRIEQLCFTSADEHFKMEPDGDGSSAVQLYAKETSKMMLEVLKRGPRTAAESEAPVADAPLEPGDTVLDISGGKRAFIEADEAKELLSPLTKPGNSYKRIFFSNRSFGVDAANVAGPILESVKNQLTEVDISDFVAGRPEDEALDVMRIFSKALEGSILRYLNISDNALGEKGVRAFSELLKSQENLEELYVMNDGISEDAAKALSELIPSTEKLKVLHFHNNMTGDEGAVYVAEMVKRSPNLESFRCSATRIGSDGGVALSEALGTCTRLKKLDLRDNLFGVDAGIALSKTLPKLPDLVELYLSDLNLESCTVAIANALKQSAPQLEVLELAGNEINAKAAPAVAECLTAMQSLKKLTLAENELKDEGAVIIAKSLEDGHTDLKELDVSTNMLQRVGARCFARAVANKPGFVQLNINGNFISDEGIDEVKDILKAGKNSLDVLGSLDENDPEGEPDDGDEEEDDEDAEDGDDEDGLDSKLQNVQVDRDD, encoded by the coding sequence ATGGATTCAGCAGCGCAAGACTTCCAACCCAGGACATTCTCCATCAAGCTGTGGCCACCAAGTGAAAGCACACGCCTCATGCTTGTAGAGAGGATGACGAAGAACCTGTCTTCCGAGTCCATATTTTCCCGCAAGTATGGACTTTTGGGCAAGGAAGAGGCTCATGAGAATGCTAAAAGGATTGAGCAGCTGTGCTTCACATCTGCAGATGAGCATTTCAAGATGGAACCTGATGGTGATGGGAGTTCTGCTGTCCAGCTATATGCTAAGGAAACTAGCAAGATGATGTTGGAAGTTCTTAAGAGAGGCCCAAGGACTGCTGCAGAATCAGAAGCACCAGTAgctgatgcacctcttgagcctgGTGATACTGTATTGGATATATCTGGTGGCAAGCGTGCCTTTATTGAGGCAGATGAAGCCAAGGAATTGCTGAGTCCACTTACCAAACCAGGAAACTCATATAAAAGGATTTTCTTTAGCAACAGGAGCTTTGGTGTTGATGCTGCTAATGTTGCTGGACCTATTCTCGAGTCAGTTAAGAATCAGCTTACAGAGGTAGATATATCTGATTTTGTTGCAGGAAGGCCTGAGGATGAAGCTCTTGATGTGATGCGCATATTCTCCAAAGCACTAGAGGGTTCTATACTAAGATATCTGAACATCTCTGACAATGCACTGGGTGAGAAGGGTGTCAGAGCATTCAGTGAGCTCCTGAAGTCACAGGAAAATCTGGAAGAACTCTATGTCATGAACGATGGCATATCAGAGGATGCTGCAAAAGCTCTTTCTGAGCTTATTCCTTCCACTGAGAAGCTTAAGGTTCTCCACTTCCATAACAACATGACTGGAGATGAAGGTGCTGTGTATGTTGCTGAGATGGTTAAACGGTCTCCAAATCTAGAGAGTTTCAGGTGCTCAGCAACAAGAATAGGATCTGATGGTGGCGTCGCTTTGTCCGAGGCATTAGGGACATGCACGCGTCTGAAGAAACTGGATCTCAGGGATAACTTGTTCGGTGTTGATGCAGGGATTGCTCTCAGCAAAACCCTTCCAAAGCTTCCTGATCTCGTTGAGCTTTACCTCAGCGACCTCAATCTTGAGAGTTGTACAGTAGCAATTGCCAATGCCCTCAAACAGTCAGCACCTCAGTTGGAAGTCCTTGAGTTGGCTGGAAATGAAATAAATGCCAAAGCAGCCCCAGCTGTAGCAGAATGCCTAACGGCCATGCAGTCACTCAAGAAGCTAACCTTGGCTGAGAATGAACTGAAGGATGAGGGTGCTGTGATTATCGCAAAATCATTGGAAGATGGCCACACAGATTTGAAGGAACTTGATGTAAGCACAAACATGCTTCAGAGGGTTGGAGCACGCTGCTTTGCACGGGCAGTTGCAAATAAACCTGGTTTTGTGCAACTGAACATCAATGGTAATTTCATCTCCGATGAAGGGATTGATGAGGTGAAAGACATTTTGAAGGCTGGCAAGAATTCGCTGGATGTACTGGGCTCACTAGATGAGAACGATCCTGAGGGGGAGCCTGATGatggtgatgaggaggaagatgatgaagatgcaGAGGATGGTGACGACGAGGACGGGCTTGATTCGAAGCTGCAGAATGTACAGGTGGATCGGGATGATTAA
- the LOC117836518 gene encoding uncharacterized protein — protein MPSPPKERPSGRLGRLLAALRPSRAGPLPVQTGFPTSLADLVVKNHGRLKKQPSPSSKRGKRSAAAAAASPTSSVSPSPSTSPPPASPPPTPPAAAVSPSDRPRPDLPPAPHARRGKGRGGGFALGLGFLAVSGVVSLALLVIWSKKVVAAVTAASFSLFLLESVRSSLRPRPRPAATERRICLDGRGRVSPIREVDAETGPPRLSCSDTDRGSEASILSAEEKSGGALDESSSSKAKKRSWKKKLIASAKKLNKGRKSKEADSPGSFRSDGDAADASARRGNAIAADPSDSRRGTANQTEAAVAEEPDSLRGSRRSEGIEEMVAAPVEIDDAQSVVLVVEEEEEEEGRAGSRFPAGLVLVAVVLVGLVAGKLPAVALTVLCYAFLSSVQGLPRGGGSPPGRRLEEAASSLSS, from the coding sequence ATGCCCAGCCCGCCGAAGGAACGCCCGTccggccgcctcggccgcctcctcgccgcgctccgcccCTCCCGCGCCGGGCCCCTCCCCGTCCAGACCGGCTTCCCCACCTCCCTCGCCGACCTGGTCGTCAAGAACCATGGCCGCCTCAAGAAGCAGCCTTCCCCGTCCTCCAAGCGCGGGaagcgcagcgccgccgccgccgccgcttcgcctacttcctccgtttcccCTTCGCCCTCGACATCCCCGCCGCCTGCCTCTCCGCCTCCGActcccccggcggccgccgtctCGCCGTCGGATCGGCCGAGGCCCGACCTCCCGCCGGCCCCGCACGCCCGCCGCGGcaaaggccgcggcggcggcttcgccCTCGGCTTGGGCTTCCTCGCGGTTAGCGGCGTGGTGTCCCTCGCGCTCCTCGTGATCTGGAGCAAGAAGGTGGTTGcggccgtcaccgccgcctccttctcGCTCTTCCTGCTCGAGTCCGTGAGGTCCTCCCTGCGCCCAcggccgcgcccggcggcgacggagaggcGGATTTGCCTGGACGGCCGCGGGCGCGTCTCGCCGATCCGGGAGGTGGACGCGGAGACGGGACCGCCGCGGCTGAGCTGCTCGGACACCGACAGGGGAAGCGAGGCCTCCATCCTCTCCGCCGAGGAAAAGAGCGGCGGCGCCCTCGACGAATCGAGCAGCTCGAAGGCGAAGAAGCGTTCATGGAAGAAGAAGCTGATCGCCAGCGCCAAGAAGCTGAACAAGGGCCGCAAGAGCAAGGAAGCGGATTCCCCAGGTTCTTTCCGCAGCGACGGCGACGCAGCCGACgcctccgcgcgccgcggcaATGCCATCGCGGCGGATCCCTCAGATTCCCGCCGTGGCACGGCCAATCAAACGGAAGCCGCCGTTGCCGAAGAGCCGGATTCCTTGAGGGGTTCTCGCCGCAGCGAGGGCATAGAGGAGATGGTTGCGGCGCCGGTAGAAATCGATGACGCGCAGTCGGTGGTCCTCGtcgtggaggaagaagaggaggaggagggcagagCAGGAAGCCGGTTTCCTGCTGGTCTGGTTCTGGtggccgtcgtcctcgtcgggcTGGTGGCCGGGAAGCTCCCTGCCGTGGCGCTCACGGTGCTGTGCTACGCGTTCCTTAGCTCGGTCCAGGGGCTGCCCCGCGGTGGCGGCAGCCCGCCGGGGAGGCGATTGGAGGAGGCCGCCTCCTCCTTGTCGTCGTAG